In a single window of the Chitinivibrio alkaliphilus ACht1 genome:
- a CDS encoding Crp/Fnr family transcriptional regulator, with product MPVDKLEVLRLLQDISIFGAVPPAALDKILYYSEEISLQKGEILFCEGDPSHAIYIILRGRVKLVKNYAHTPLEMVELSPGDSMGEASFIGIQAHGTTAVITEKATLLVLTRQVLSSLYENDIELFTLLLLNMSRELARRLHRCSEYLRDLETRD from the coding sequence ATGCCCGTTGATAAATTAGAGGTTCTACGGTTATTGCAGGACATCTCCATTTTTGGGGCTGTCCCTCCTGCTGCTCTTGATAAGATACTCTATTATTCGGAAGAAATTTCTTTACAAAAGGGAGAGATCCTTTTTTGTGAGGGTGATCCTTCCCATGCTATATATATCATACTCCGGGGGCGGGTGAAATTAGTGAAAAACTATGCTCACACCCCCTTGGAAATGGTTGAGCTTTCACCAGGTGATTCCATGGGAGAAGCTTCATTCATTGGGATACAAGCGCATGGAACTACGGCTGTTATCACGGAAAAAGCAACTCTTCTTGTGCTAACACGACAGGTATTATCTTCATTGTATGAGAACGATATCGAGCTGTTTACACTGCTTCTTCTAAATATGTCCCGAGAGCTGGCGCGACGGTTGCATCGTTGCAGTGAATATCTTCGAGATTTAGAAACCCGTGATTAA